The following coding sequences are from one Hippopotamus amphibius kiboko isolate mHipAmp2 chromosome 9, mHipAmp2.hap2, whole genome shotgun sequence window:
- the EXPH5 gene encoding exophilin-5 isoform X3: protein MPVAPSFPAAKIKLQKTKRDIRWLQGVTGEWFEEIQRKKFCNETDVSQMLKQPLTYRLRKGMAENDPMELQTSRSKHIPDQRNPTSVPSQLSFRSSFASLFSFRKSGKETLKLQSRGQKGCDGHIPPVSVRGTALQAKTYNSPLENQPIDGAFVPEPAGMREGSSMPPWDDSLLEDEFFQVLDDLDSKLAQEQSASSVNTRTPLNYASRTQFSHFYDSGNKHSNITGRHKNCYDETSNMSIYDVLRPGTPREGFKTFSPRTRTIYDMYRTREPRVLEEDYVQKNAFGSTSLCCDSRQRSASPATSYFTARSLHFSAATQNKTGFIPPSHQQSPKRTPLSSIIWNRADTSRDRQNQEAFLRTPSPMEIDPADQSMYPRCFQENRRYEFYHSQSVYQGVGLNAPVYNAMSPDPFENSENMPFYHEDNPFARSFFSNTFGQSRKQRFGQSPFWGQQEEHSSWSDFHESRKPFTSSARGFEMISVEANSALAGPCHSVPSQHWGSFSPSYRTDISRHQEKPHPSPFDSQTSTLELMGVSQGNRNQSTHFSTPNVFSTTGSSYHIKSGGLECQQDSSPMEVHINKEPYSFGIAQTLASSFKTAFPQIPDDRGKPQSPSFQNPTVTLQKIKPASLPVRNYTEVTVTNSDSVDSPPLIESQSNIVVTEVIKKGKSYTGNRKLGSATSLPFIQESQTTSPFRSPNQGCHHELTASSEDISSIIKNNHGSPGRNDNQNAQSPEKSAVLDAKGEPSTTTYATNCSESAADQGVPRDSSDLSLGTLPNSSPSNDSCLDASLIPPTTVFSWKCPSGKDLSLGEREEKDNDCKNQNSQFSLSLSENRKSSDDGVPVHSEVADVVKCNSRPPFRDGKGKGKTRRRISYIEKLSKTESRSIPTRDSRSLTEGTPSNSKPPEHHAMYCTLPRKSASFLISNRKSESKMMPSLLRNEPLAFQIKNDVEDPVGKYMLNKCSPSSCKSESTCSEGVSDSVSAAPEAAEGMASMTSSESASVREGPLPVLIKRAVSCPSGVPYASTGGEEREKVLVSDTDASTITLRPWERCINPLGSGSSVWECSSSKRHHQKECFQECTEKNGKISTSRTGIFSHPDEHTLPFSSDMSGKESGKTLHKFKTTSMFSVSGDEDHVKCLEVVSIYYTLPRKHSKKFCNLLQKYTQNIDSLTESTKVGTKTSPNASEKDKLSCSTQEQSAASSSKDLKVQVSPAQENSHLSHTTENMTVLQLPSLGPSEPTLQDMASIEADISLHKEEPKSREISPCNFAKTPLCDSQNRKEKGKKLRSENLYTSPMHQEKKVTRDKSENCQQSIKSGNSYFSNLPSHSEENVENSQIIRPSGEYTGSAIAFTATGSLPKVITGVDIDDSANGLQSREVRGKIRKDFPKKPDKPLSDSESQVFALTPALHKLQLDEKTCSSKPDLDSLPSEPRELPGRSQEVNMTENKAEDEIQKLAWNRPSLPEGSNKNKKSLDDLEKGKNRSSVKHRLAVMSKASRKFPAKDLYPRRHVATLFPQSGNSSGFSTLSLGTPECKPLSPEPTLKSAEFTDESRLSNDGMDVEKYEDSLQVTAISNREASTHLSNQKSYNISQPHQNEFENISESQPNYENSKDVIVAQILEEESGALAQPTWISVREADPDHQKRLCPPFQLEPAETSTVSIPIANCQQQQRSAASLEWEPEPHPYRSKSLKSINVHGDLLRKSHPPKVRERHFSESTSIDDALSRMTLGNEISNSSGYSRRFKSFSELPSCDENKRWALYNSRTKMGPRSATSISRPIDYGIFGKEQQLAFLENVKRSLTQGRLWKPSFLKNPGFLKDDADNPPNPTESSSSSSSNQMPKDGLSLSAPLNIYDEDPVDSDCDTDTTTDDEYYLDENDKESEL, encoded by the exons cagGCAAAAACATACAATTCACCTCTGGAAAATCAACCCATTGACGGTGCGTTTGTCCCCGAGCCAGCAGGCATGAGGGAGGGAAGTAGCATGCCTCCGTGGGATGATTCACTGCTAGAGGATGAGTTTTTCCAAG TTTTAGATGATTTGGATAGCAAACTGGCTCAGGAACAATCTGCAAGCTCAGTGAATACCAGAACACCTCTCAACTATGCATCAAGGACACAGTTCAGTCATTTTTACGACAGTGGGAACAAACACAGTAATATCACAGGAAGGCACAAAAATTGCTATGATGAAACTTCTAATATGTCTATTTATGATGTCTTAAGACCAGGAACCCCTAGGGAAGGTTTTAAAACCTTTTCTCCTAGAACAAGGACAATCTATGATATGTACAGGACAAGGGAACCCAGAGTCTTAGAAGAAGATTATGTGCAAAAGAATGCTTTTGGTAGTACTTCTCTGTGTTGTGATAGCAGGCAACGATCAGCCTCGCCAGCTACAAGCTATTTCACAGCAAGAAGCTTACATTTTTCAGCCGCAACTCAGAACAAGACTGGGTTTATACCACCAAGCCACCAACAGAGCCCAAAGAGAACTCCTTTATCATCTATCATATGGAATAGAGCAGACACCTCTAGAGACAGGCAGAACCAGGAAGCATTCCTGAGGACACCATCACCAATGGAAATCGACCCTGCTGACCAGTCCATGTATCCCAGGTGTTTTCAGGAGAATAGGAGATATGAATTTTACCATTCACAGAGTGTTTACCAAGGTGTTGGTTTAAATGCCCCCGTGTATAATGCAATGAGTCCTGACCCATTTGAGAACTCCGAGAATATGCCGTTCTACCATGAAGACAACCCATTTGCTAGGTCTTTCTTTAGCAATACCTTTGGACAGAGCAGGAAACAGAGATTTGGACAAAGTCCTTTTTGGGGCCAACAGGAAGAACATTCTTCCTGGTCCGACTTTCATGAAAGCAGGAAACCATTCACTTCTTCTGCCAGAGGCTTTGAAATGATCTCTGTTGAAGCAAATAGTGCATTAGCTGGTCCTTGCCATAGTGTTCCTTCTCAACACTGGGGGTCATTTTCTCCTAGTTACAGAACAGATATTTCCAGACACCAGGAGAAGCCACATCCCTCTCCGTTTGATTCTCAGACATCCACACTGGAGCTCATGGGAGTGTCACAAGGTAATAGGAACCAGTCTACTCATTTCAGCACGCCAAATGTTTTCTCCACGACTGGTTCAAGCTATCACATCAAATCTGGTGGCTTAGAATGTCAACAGGACAGTTCTCCTATGGAAGTACATATAAACAAAGAACCTTACTCATTTGGAATTGCTCAGACTCTAGCATCCTCATTCAAAACTGCCTTCCCACAGATTCCTGATGACAGAGGGAAGCCTCAGAGTCCCAGCTTTCAGAATCCCACAGTCACTTTGCAGAAAATTAAGCCTGCCTCTCTTCCAGTAAGAAACTATACAGAAGTCACTGTGACAAACAGTGATTCAGTTGATTCTCCACCTCTAATTGAAAGCCAATCCAATATAGTGGTCACAGAAGTGATAAAAAAAGGTAAGAGTTATACTGGGAACAGAAAACTTGGTTCAGCAACTTCCCTTCCTTTCATTCAGGAAAGCCAAACAACATCACCTTTTCGCAGCCCAAATCAAGGTTGTCACCACGAATTAACAGCAAGTAGTGAAGATATTTcaagcattattaaaaataaccatgggAGTCCTGGACGTAATGATAATCAAAACGCACAGTCTCCAGAAAAGTCTGCTGTTTTGGATGCGAAGGGAGAACCATCCACCACAACTTATGCAACCAACTGTAGCGAGTCAGCTGCTGACCAGGGTGTGCCACGGGATTCTTCAGATCTGTCATTGGGTACACTACCAAATTCCTCACCATCAAATGATTCTTGCCTTGATGCTTCGCTGATTCCTCCTACTACAGTGTTCTCCTGGAAATGTCCTTCAGGCAAAGATCTATCtctgggagaaagagaagaaaaagacaatgaTTGTAAGAACCAAAATAGTCAATTTTCCCTAAGCCTCTCAGAAAACCGAAAGAGCAGTGATGATGGTGTGCCTGTACATAGTGAAGTGGCTGATGTTGTCAAGTGCAATTCACGCCCTCCTTTCAGGgatggaaagggaaaaggaaaaacacgACGACGTATATCCTATATCGAAAAATTAAGCAAAACGGAAAGTAGATCCATACCTACACGTGACAGCCGTAGCCTCACTGAGGGAACGCCAAGCAATTCCAAGCCTCCTGAGCATCACGCAATGTACTGTACCTTACCAAGAAAATCAGCCAGCTTTCTCATCAGTAACAGGAAGTCTGAAAGTAAGATGATGCCTTCTTTGCTTAGGAACGAGCCACTTGCATTCCAAATCAAAAATGATGTGGAAGATCCCGTAGGGAAGTACATGCTGAACAAATGCAGTCCCAGTTCTTGTAAGTCAGAGAGCACATGTTCCGAAGGAGTTTCAGACTCAGTCTCAGCAGCACCTGAAGCTGCAGAGGGGATGGCAAGTATGACAAGCAGTGAATCTGCTTCTGTTAGAGAAGGACCGCTTCCAGTCCTCATCAAGAGGGCTGTGTCATGCCCTTCTGGGGTACCATATGCCTCAAcagggggagaggaaagagaaaaagttttgGTCTCAGATACAGATGCTTCTACTATAACATTAAGGCCTTGGGAGAGATGCATTAACCCTCTGGGAAGTGGCTCAtctgtttgggagtgttcttcaaGCAAAAGACACCACCAAAAGGAGTGCTTTCAAGAATGTACTGAAAAGAATGGTAAAATTTCTACCTCCAGGACAGGTATATTTTCCCATCCAGATGAACACACTTTAcctttttcttcagatatgtcAGGAAAAGAAAGTGGGAAAACATTACATAAATTTAAGACTACTagtatgttttctgtttctggtgATGAAGATCACGTGAAATGTCTTGAGGTGGTTTCAATATATTATACTCTACCAAGGAAACATAGCAAAAAATTCTGTAACCTTCTTCAAAAGTATACACAAAATATTGATTCACTTACAGAATCAACTAAAGTGGGGACTAAAACATCTCCTAATGcttcagaaaaagacaaactaaGTTGTTCTACCCAAGAGCAGTCAGCAGCATCTTCATCTAAAGATCTAAAGGTGCAGGTCAGCCCTGCTCAGGAGAACAGCCATCTTTCTCACACCACTGAAAATATGACTGTTTTACAATTACCAAGTTTGGGGCCCTCAGAACCTACATTACAGGATATGGCTTCTATTGAAGCAGATATTTCTCTTCATAAAGAAGAACCTAAATCTAGAGAGATTTCCCCATGTAACTTTGCTAAAACACCTCTATGTGATTCacaaaacaggaaagagaaagggaaaaaattgcGAAGTGAAAACCTGTATACGTCACCAatgcatcaggaaaaaaaagttacaagagataAATCTGAAAATTGTCAACAATCCATTAAATCAGGTAACAGTTATTTTTCTAACCTCCCATCCCATTCAGAAGAGAATGTTGAAAATTCCCAAATCATTAGACCTTCTGGGGAGTATACAGGTAGTGCTATAGCCTTTACAGCTACTGGAAGTCTTCCGAAAGTTATAACAGGCGTAGATATAGATGATAGTGCCAATGGATTGCAGTCCAGGGAAGTAAGagggaaaattagaaaagatttCCCCAAAAAACCTGATAAACCACTTTCTGACTCAGAAAGCCAAGTCTTTGCTCTTACTCCAGCCTTGCATAAACTACAGCTTGATGAGAAGACTTGTTCAAGTAAACCAGATTTAGACAGTTTGCCGTCTGAACCCAGAGAACTACCCGGAAGAAGTCAGGAGGTAAATATGACAGAGAACAAGGCTGAAGATGAAATACAGAAGTTGGCATGGAATCGACCTTCACTTCCtgaaggaagtaataaaaataaaaaaagcttgGATGACctagaaaaagggaaaaacagatcTTCAGTTAAACACAGATTGGCAGTTATgtccaaagcaagcagaaaatTTCCAGCTAAGGATTTATACCCCAGAAGACATGTGGCTACTCTCTTTCCTCAAAGTGGGAACAGTTCTGGCTTTAGCACTTTATCACTTGGCACCCCAGAGTGTAAACCACTGTCTCCTGAGCCTACTTTAAAGTCCGCAGAATTCACAGATGAAAGCAGGTTAAGTAATGATGGAATGGATGTGGAGAAATATGAGGACTCTCTCCAGGTTACTGCAATATCCAACAGGGAAGCTTCTACACACTTAAGCAATCAGAAATCCTACAACATTTCACAACCACATCAAAACGAGTTTGAAAATATCTCTGAATCACAACCAAATTATGAGAATTCTAAGGATGTAATAGTAGCTCAGATTTTGGAAGAAGAGTCGGGAGCCCTGGCCCAACCTACATGGATCAGTGTTAGGGAAGCAGACCCTGACCATCAGAAGAGGCTGTGCCCTCCTTTTCAATTGGAGCCTGCAGAGACATCTACAGTAAGCATCCCAATAGCCAATTGTCAGCAACAACAAAGAAGTGCTGCATCTCTGGAATGGGAACCTGAGCCACACCCCTATCGTTCAAAGAGTTTAAAAAGCATCAATGTGCATGGTGATCTGCTCCGAAAAAGTCATCCTCCAAAAGTCAGAGAGCGCCATTTTTCTGAAAGTACTTCTATCGACGATGCCCTGAGTCGAATGACCCTTGGGAATGAAATCTCTAACAGCAGTGGGTACAGTCGAAGATTCAAATCTTTTTCTGAACTTCCTTCCtgtgatgaaaataaaaggtGGGCTTTGTATAACAGCAGGACAAAAATGGGTCCTAGGTCTGCAACATCTATATCCAGACCTATTGACTATGGGATTTTTGGGAAAGAACAGCAACTGGCTTTCTTGGAGAATGTAAAGAGGTCACTCACCCAAGGAAGATTATGGAAACCAAGTTTTCTTAAGAACCCTGGCTTCCTGAAAGATGATGCAGATAACCCTCCTAACCCAACAGAGTCATCAAGTTCAAGTTCTAGTAATCAGATGCCCAAAGATGGCTTATCTCTAAGTGCACCGCTTAATATCTATGACGAGGATCCAGTAGACTCAGATTGTGACACAGACACAACCACAGATGACGAATACTACCTGGATGAAAATGACAAAGAATCAGAACTGTGA
- the EXPH5 gene encoding exophilin-5 isoform X1, which produces MTKVPQGFDFSFLNDEEARKILQVLERNEELQRAEKDRISKLQKTKRDIRWLQGVTGEWFEEIQRKKFCNETDVSQMLKQPLTYRLRKGMAENDPMELQTSRSKHIPDQRNPTSVPSQLSFRSSFASLFSFRKSGKETLKLQSRGQKGCDGHIPPVSVRGTALQAKTYNSPLENQPIDGAFVPEPAGMREGSSMPPWDDSLLEDEFFQVLDDLDSKLAQEQSASSVNTRTPLNYASRTQFSHFYDSGNKHSNITGRHKNCYDETSNMSIYDVLRPGTPREGFKTFSPRTRTIYDMYRTREPRVLEEDYVQKNAFGSTSLCCDSRQRSASPATSYFTARSLHFSAATQNKTGFIPPSHQQSPKRTPLSSIIWNRADTSRDRQNQEAFLRTPSPMEIDPADQSMYPRCFQENRRYEFYHSQSVYQGVGLNAPVYNAMSPDPFENSENMPFYHEDNPFARSFFSNTFGQSRKQRFGQSPFWGQQEEHSSWSDFHESRKPFTSSARGFEMISVEANSALAGPCHSVPSQHWGSFSPSYRTDISRHQEKPHPSPFDSQTSTLELMGVSQGNRNQSTHFSTPNVFSTTGSSYHIKSGGLECQQDSSPMEVHINKEPYSFGIAQTLASSFKTAFPQIPDDRGKPQSPSFQNPTVTLQKIKPASLPVRNYTEVTVTNSDSVDSPPLIESQSNIVVTEVIKKGKSYTGNRKLGSATSLPFIQESQTTSPFRSPNQGCHHELTASSEDISSIIKNNHGSPGRNDNQNAQSPEKSAVLDAKGEPSTTTYATNCSESAADQGVPRDSSDLSLGTLPNSSPSNDSCLDASLIPPTTVFSWKCPSGKDLSLGEREEKDNDCKNQNSQFSLSLSENRKSSDDGVPVHSEVADVVKCNSRPPFRDGKGKGKTRRRISYIEKLSKTESRSIPTRDSRSLTEGTPSNSKPPEHHAMYCTLPRKSASFLISNRKSESKMMPSLLRNEPLAFQIKNDVEDPVGKYMLNKCSPSSCKSESTCSEGVSDSVSAAPEAAEGMASMTSSESASVREGPLPVLIKRAVSCPSGVPYASTGGEEREKVLVSDTDASTITLRPWERCINPLGSGSSVWECSSSKRHHQKECFQECTEKNGKISTSRTGIFSHPDEHTLPFSSDMSGKESGKTLHKFKTTSMFSVSGDEDHVKCLEVVSIYYTLPRKHSKKFCNLLQKYTQNIDSLTESTKVGTKTSPNASEKDKLSCSTQEQSAASSSKDLKVQVSPAQENSHLSHTTENMTVLQLPSLGPSEPTLQDMASIEADISLHKEEPKSREISPCNFAKTPLCDSQNRKEKGKKLRSENLYTSPMHQEKKVTRDKSENCQQSIKSGNSYFSNLPSHSEENVENSQIIRPSGEYTGSAIAFTATGSLPKVITGVDIDDSANGLQSREVRGKIRKDFPKKPDKPLSDSESQVFALTPALHKLQLDEKTCSSKPDLDSLPSEPRELPGRSQEVNMTENKAEDEIQKLAWNRPSLPEGSNKNKKSLDDLEKGKNRSSVKHRLAVMSKASRKFPAKDLYPRRHVATLFPQSGNSSGFSTLSLGTPECKPLSPEPTLKSAEFTDESRLSNDGMDVEKYEDSLQVTAISNREASTHLSNQKSYNISQPHQNEFENISESQPNYENSKDVIVAQILEEESGALAQPTWISVREADPDHQKRLCPPFQLEPAETSTVSIPIANCQQQQRSAASLEWEPEPHPYRSKSLKSINVHGDLLRKSHPPKVRERHFSESTSIDDALSRMTLGNEISNSSGYSRRFKSFSELPSCDENKRWALYNSRTKMGPRSATSISRPIDYGIFGKEQQLAFLENVKRSLTQGRLWKPSFLKNPGFLKDDADNPPNPTESSSSSSSNQMPKDGLSLSAPLNIYDEDPVDSDCDTDTTTDDEYYLDENDKESEL; this is translated from the exons cagGCAAAAACATACAATTCACCTCTGGAAAATCAACCCATTGACGGTGCGTTTGTCCCCGAGCCAGCAGGCATGAGGGAGGGAAGTAGCATGCCTCCGTGGGATGATTCACTGCTAGAGGATGAGTTTTTCCAAG TTTTAGATGATTTGGATAGCAAACTGGCTCAGGAACAATCTGCAAGCTCAGTGAATACCAGAACACCTCTCAACTATGCATCAAGGACACAGTTCAGTCATTTTTACGACAGTGGGAACAAACACAGTAATATCACAGGAAGGCACAAAAATTGCTATGATGAAACTTCTAATATGTCTATTTATGATGTCTTAAGACCAGGAACCCCTAGGGAAGGTTTTAAAACCTTTTCTCCTAGAACAAGGACAATCTATGATATGTACAGGACAAGGGAACCCAGAGTCTTAGAAGAAGATTATGTGCAAAAGAATGCTTTTGGTAGTACTTCTCTGTGTTGTGATAGCAGGCAACGATCAGCCTCGCCAGCTACAAGCTATTTCACAGCAAGAAGCTTACATTTTTCAGCCGCAACTCAGAACAAGACTGGGTTTATACCACCAAGCCACCAACAGAGCCCAAAGAGAACTCCTTTATCATCTATCATATGGAATAGAGCAGACACCTCTAGAGACAGGCAGAACCAGGAAGCATTCCTGAGGACACCATCACCAATGGAAATCGACCCTGCTGACCAGTCCATGTATCCCAGGTGTTTTCAGGAGAATAGGAGATATGAATTTTACCATTCACAGAGTGTTTACCAAGGTGTTGGTTTAAATGCCCCCGTGTATAATGCAATGAGTCCTGACCCATTTGAGAACTCCGAGAATATGCCGTTCTACCATGAAGACAACCCATTTGCTAGGTCTTTCTTTAGCAATACCTTTGGACAGAGCAGGAAACAGAGATTTGGACAAAGTCCTTTTTGGGGCCAACAGGAAGAACATTCTTCCTGGTCCGACTTTCATGAAAGCAGGAAACCATTCACTTCTTCTGCCAGAGGCTTTGAAATGATCTCTGTTGAAGCAAATAGTGCATTAGCTGGTCCTTGCCATAGTGTTCCTTCTCAACACTGGGGGTCATTTTCTCCTAGTTACAGAACAGATATTTCCAGACACCAGGAGAAGCCACATCCCTCTCCGTTTGATTCTCAGACATCCACACTGGAGCTCATGGGAGTGTCACAAGGTAATAGGAACCAGTCTACTCATTTCAGCACGCCAAATGTTTTCTCCACGACTGGTTCAAGCTATCACATCAAATCTGGTGGCTTAGAATGTCAACAGGACAGTTCTCCTATGGAAGTACATATAAACAAAGAACCTTACTCATTTGGAATTGCTCAGACTCTAGCATCCTCATTCAAAACTGCCTTCCCACAGATTCCTGATGACAGAGGGAAGCCTCAGAGTCCCAGCTTTCAGAATCCCACAGTCACTTTGCAGAAAATTAAGCCTGCCTCTCTTCCAGTAAGAAACTATACAGAAGTCACTGTGACAAACAGTGATTCAGTTGATTCTCCACCTCTAATTGAAAGCCAATCCAATATAGTGGTCACAGAAGTGATAAAAAAAGGTAAGAGTTATACTGGGAACAGAAAACTTGGTTCAGCAACTTCCCTTCCTTTCATTCAGGAAAGCCAAACAACATCACCTTTTCGCAGCCCAAATCAAGGTTGTCACCACGAATTAACAGCAAGTAGTGAAGATATTTcaagcattattaaaaataaccatgggAGTCCTGGACGTAATGATAATCAAAACGCACAGTCTCCAGAAAAGTCTGCTGTTTTGGATGCGAAGGGAGAACCATCCACCACAACTTATGCAACCAACTGTAGCGAGTCAGCTGCTGACCAGGGTGTGCCACGGGATTCTTCAGATCTGTCATTGGGTACACTACCAAATTCCTCACCATCAAATGATTCTTGCCTTGATGCTTCGCTGATTCCTCCTACTACAGTGTTCTCCTGGAAATGTCCTTCAGGCAAAGATCTATCtctgggagaaagagaagaaaaagacaatgaTTGTAAGAACCAAAATAGTCAATTTTCCCTAAGCCTCTCAGAAAACCGAAAGAGCAGTGATGATGGTGTGCCTGTACATAGTGAAGTGGCTGATGTTGTCAAGTGCAATTCACGCCCTCCTTTCAGGgatggaaagggaaaaggaaaaacacgACGACGTATATCCTATATCGAAAAATTAAGCAAAACGGAAAGTAGATCCATACCTACACGTGACAGCCGTAGCCTCACTGAGGGAACGCCAAGCAATTCCAAGCCTCCTGAGCATCACGCAATGTACTGTACCTTACCAAGAAAATCAGCCAGCTTTCTCATCAGTAACAGGAAGTCTGAAAGTAAGATGATGCCTTCTTTGCTTAGGAACGAGCCACTTGCATTCCAAATCAAAAATGATGTGGAAGATCCCGTAGGGAAGTACATGCTGAACAAATGCAGTCCCAGTTCTTGTAAGTCAGAGAGCACATGTTCCGAAGGAGTTTCAGACTCAGTCTCAGCAGCACCTGAAGCTGCAGAGGGGATGGCAAGTATGACAAGCAGTGAATCTGCTTCTGTTAGAGAAGGACCGCTTCCAGTCCTCATCAAGAGGGCTGTGTCATGCCCTTCTGGGGTACCATATGCCTCAAcagggggagaggaaagagaaaaagttttgGTCTCAGATACAGATGCTTCTACTATAACATTAAGGCCTTGGGAGAGATGCATTAACCCTCTGGGAAGTGGCTCAtctgtttgggagtgttcttcaaGCAAAAGACACCACCAAAAGGAGTGCTTTCAAGAATGTACTGAAAAGAATGGTAAAATTTCTACCTCCAGGACAGGTATATTTTCCCATCCAGATGAACACACTTTAcctttttcttcagatatgtcAGGAAAAGAAAGTGGGAAAACATTACATAAATTTAAGACTACTagtatgttttctgtttctggtgATGAAGATCACGTGAAATGTCTTGAGGTGGTTTCAATATATTATACTCTACCAAGGAAACATAGCAAAAAATTCTGTAACCTTCTTCAAAAGTATACACAAAATATTGATTCACTTACAGAATCAACTAAAGTGGGGACTAAAACATCTCCTAATGcttcagaaaaagacaaactaaGTTGTTCTACCCAAGAGCAGTCAGCAGCATCTTCATCTAAAGATCTAAAGGTGCAGGTCAGCCCTGCTCAGGAGAACAGCCATCTTTCTCACACCACTGAAAATATGACTGTTTTACAATTACCAAGTTTGGGGCCCTCAGAACCTACATTACAGGATATGGCTTCTATTGAAGCAGATATTTCTCTTCATAAAGAAGAACCTAAATCTAGAGAGATTTCCCCATGTAACTTTGCTAAAACACCTCTATGTGATTCacaaaacaggaaagagaaagggaaaaaattgcGAAGTGAAAACCTGTATACGTCACCAatgcatcaggaaaaaaaagttacaagagataAATCTGAAAATTGTCAACAATCCATTAAATCAGGTAACAGTTATTTTTCTAACCTCCCATCCCATTCAGAAGAGAATGTTGAAAATTCCCAAATCATTAGACCTTCTGGGGAGTATACAGGTAGTGCTATAGCCTTTACAGCTACTGGAAGTCTTCCGAAAGTTATAACAGGCGTAGATATAGATGATAGTGCCAATGGATTGCAGTCCAGGGAAGTAAGagggaaaattagaaaagatttCCCCAAAAAACCTGATAAACCACTTTCTGACTCAGAAAGCCAAGTCTTTGCTCTTACTCCAGCCTTGCATAAACTACAGCTTGATGAGAAGACTTGTTCAAGTAAACCAGATTTAGACAGTTTGCCGTCTGAACCCAGAGAACTACCCGGAAGAAGTCAGGAGGTAAATATGACAGAGAACAAGGCTGAAGATGAAATACAGAAGTTGGCATGGAATCGACCTTCACTTCCtgaaggaagtaataaaaataaaaaaagcttgGATGACctagaaaaagggaaaaacagatcTTCAGTTAAACACAGATTGGCAGTTATgtccaaagcaagcagaaaatTTCCAGCTAAGGATTTATACCCCAGAAGACATGTGGCTACTCTCTTTCCTCAAAGTGGGAACAGTTCTGGCTTTAGCACTTTATCACTTGGCACCCCAGAGTGTAAACCACTGTCTCCTGAGCCTACTTTAAAGTCCGCAGAATTCACAGATGAAAGCAGGTTAAGTAATGATGGAATGGATGTGGAGAAATATGAGGACTCTCTCCAGGTTACTGCAATATCCAACAGGGAAGCTTCTACACACTTAAGCAATCAGAAATCCTACAACATTTCACAACCACATCAAAACGAGTTTGAAAATATCTCTGAATCACAACCAAATTATGAGAATTCTAAGGATGTAATAGTAGCTCAGATTTTGGAAGAAGAGTCGGGAGCCCTGGCCCAACCTACATGGATCAGTGTTAGGGAAGCAGACCCTGACCATCAGAAGAGGCTGTGCCCTCCTTTTCAATTGGAGCCTGCAGAGACATCTACAGTAAGCATCCCAATAGCCAATTGTCAGCAACAACAAAGAAGTGCTGCATCTCTGGAATGGGAACCTGAGCCACACCCCTATCGTTCAAAGAGTTTAAAAAGCATCAATGTGCATGGTGATCTGCTCCGAAAAAGTCATCCTCCAAAAGTCAGAGAGCGCCATTTTTCTGAAAGTACTTCTATCGACGATGCCCTGAGTCGAATGACCCTTGGGAATGAAATCTCTAACAGCAGTGGGTACAGTCGAAGATTCAAATCTTTTTCTGAACTTCCTTCCtgtgatgaaaataaaaggtGGGCTTTGTATAACAGCAGGACAAAAATGGGTCCTAGGTCTGCAACATCTATATCCAGACCTATTGACTATGGGATTTTTGGGAAAGAACAGCAACTGGCTTTCTTGGAGAATGTAAAGAGGTCACTCACCCAAGGAAGATTATGGAAACCAAGTTTTCTTAAGAACCCTGGCTTCCTGAAAGATGATGCAGATAACCCTCCTAACCCAACAGAGTCATCAAGTTCAAGTTCTAGTAATCAGATGCCCAAAGATGGCTTATCTCTAAGTGCACCGCTTAATATCTATGACGAGGATCCAGTAGACTCAGATTGTGACACAGACACAACCACAGATGACGAATACTACCTGGATGAAAATGACAAAGAATCAGAACTGTGA